The sequence below is a genomic window from Takifugu flavidus isolate HTHZ2018 chromosome 11, ASM371156v2, whole genome shotgun sequence.
CCTGTAAACTTCGGCTTGATGCGTCCCCTCCGTCACGCATCACCTGACGCACCGCAGGGAGGCGCGTCGCGCGCGCTCGGATCACCTTCACTGACACCTGTCCTGCACCTTCCGGCGGCCACCCCTGAGGTAAACGAAATGATTACTCTTCAGAAGGCCCTTGAGACACTTAAAAGAGCTGTTGCGTTTCTGTGATTCCGCTTTTTGAAAAACGCCGACGGGAGATTATGAGGATTAATGAGGGATTAGAGGTCCGACCAGAGCAAACGGAATCCTGTTGAAATGACAAACATTTTCTTGTTGGTGACGCTGGAAGAAGAGCAGTTATTCCTCCAGGCCAAGGTGAGAAGGTGGCAGACTTGTCGAAATATAGCCGTGGTTGCGCGTTTAGCAGCTGCAGGGGCGAGCGCGTAAAACACGCAAACCGCCACGAACGCGTCGACGATTTACATTTGTCTGCTCATGATTACGCAAAACGAGCCTGTGCGCAATCATGGAGCGTGATAACGCTCCAAAAGCGCGCGACTGTAGCAGAACGGGGTTTATTAAGTTTCACCGGATCGGACCGAGCGTTTGCGTAAACCCTGATGTCTCTGAAGGAATTCTCCCAATCATCAATCACTCTGTTGTGTCCCCGTAGCCATGAGTCAGTTTCGGGTGCTGGCGGGTGTCCTGCGGGGTGGGCGTGTCGGGGGGAGTCGGTGGCTGCGCGGGTGTGGAGCGGGCCTTGCCAGAGGCTGTGTGgacagcaggagctgctcctccggGGCCGCGCCTGGACCCTCAGCGTTGACCAGCAACTCCGGCTACGTTGAAGAGATGTACTTTGCCTGGCTGGAGGATCACAAAAGCGTCCACAAGGTAATTTGAACTTTCCATATTAATAATCACAACCGTGAACTAGAGAGTCAAGAGCTAATAAGATTAATGAATTTTTGATGCGGCACATATTTCTCTCCTGTCATTCCACAGCCAAGCAGCCACACACTTTATCGGTGTTGACGATggatttctctccttttctagTCTTGGGACACGTTCTTCCGTAACATGGAGTCCAGTCCATCTGGCGAGGCAGGCGGCAGACGCCCCTCCGCTCTGCTCCAGGGCCGAGTCCTGTCCCCCTCATCAGACATGGCACAGAAAGTAGTTGAGGACCACCTGGCTGTGCACACGCTCATTAGGGCCTACCAGGTACCTCACCTTCATCAGGCACCAGTGGGGAAGCAACTTCATTATTAGCACATTAAAGTATCTGTTCTATAGTTTATCTTTTGCAGCTTCTCTTTTCTATATCAGTGTGTCCTCACAGAGCTCTCTGTCCAAcatgattgttttaaaaaatacataaaaaatattCATTTGACTGCCAAGAAGCTGCTTGCACAGTTCAGTCTGGTATTAAAGGGAATACACAATTTGTTTGTCCCTGCGTGAGGTTATGCAGATTGCAAGATTAACTGCAGCCTGGCTGctttttgaaaaatgaaaaatatcaaAGAGACTCCTTAAACAAAACAGGTGGTTGCACTTCCCCCTCGCCCTTCCAATTAATACGAGCAATTATCAGAGGGATTTATTAAAGTCTCTTTTGGCAAAGAAGTGACTTTTAGTCCCACTTTGTGGTAATCCCGGTCCAAACGTGTTTTTGTGTCTTCTCGGGCATGCTTCTTGTCTCCACCAGGCAGAGTCAGGGcctttttgggaagtgaggacatttgggatGGACCACATAACATTTTAGTTTTGTTTGAGAGCTAAGACTGTTTATAGCTACGGTGAGGGTTCTAGGAAGGGTAAGTAATGTCAGTGtggagagggttagggctgaggTGCGTTTATTACTATTGTGTACTGCAGTAAAAGCACCTCCGTAGGGCTCAAACTGGGTGAGTTGGTTTGAAGCTGTTGTCTCATCCTTCTTTGCATCtctcgctgctcctcctctccccgcAGATCCGCGGGCATCAGGTCGCCCAGTTAGATCCTCTGGGGATCCTGGAGGCCGACCTGGACTCCTTCGTTCCTTCTGACTTGATCACCAGTATCGATAAATTAGGTTGGTTTCGGTGAACCATGCAACTATTTCTTTTGTACATTGTCATTGTGATTTATACAATATGTATAACGCAAACATTACATGTTTAGCTCCACAAAACACATCCAAAGCAGGGTTgttaaaataatacaaacaaTATTGTGCCTGTCATTAATTATACAAGTTTATCCCTACCACAGAAGGGACATGAAACACCTTCATGAACCCCTCTTTCATATAGAGATAACCCATAGGCAGCATATATGCTGATTAGTTTCCTACTATAgaagtcttttttccccttgtaATTACCTCAGGATACTGAATGTGCATAAATCTTGTCACCATAAGAACATTATTACTGTGAGTTTCAATTTGAAAGGCTGTTTTGCTCTCATTTCTTTATCCCGATAAATGTTTTGAATACTCACGTGCGTGTCACGCGCACGTCTctctgatccagtctttcaggAGCGCTGTTTGCATCTAAAAAGTCTCCCTGTGTAAGTGCCTCTAAAGGCAGTTCAGACTAATTCTGTCATTAATCTGTGGCCGAGCTTTTACGATTCCCCATTTCATCTAGAAGACCGGATCGGAGGCAGCGGGTCGACTTCAGAAAGTGAGCATAGCTCATAaagaagagtgagagagggggggcttTATTTCTGCCGCACTGTTGTTATCTGTGATCACTCTGGCAGGACCTAGTGTTGAATTATGTATCGTCGCCAGGGCCGTAGCTTCCTAATGAAAGCTAATGTAAGGCTCTGTGCTCCGCAAGAGTCTATTCTCGGCCCCCTTTGTCTTTGCTGCGTTCCTAATATGATTTGCACCTGTCtcctctgatgctgctggtgatCCTGAGCTTGGCCAGGTCTATCAGGTGGGCCCTGCCCGTCCAGGGGCCGTCGTTGCTGGTATCTGCAGCCAACCACATCCTGGACAATCGTTTTTTAGTTCTCGGCAAAGCTTTATCTTTGCCATCAGAAGGTTGTGCAGTTCGCTTTGATCCAATTCACTGCAGGATTGTGCAGGGCATTCGCAGGGAGCAGCACCTTTTCATCAAACCCCCCTGGTTGAGGTTATggccacatttcttttttaaaaatgcattttttgaTTGTTCTATCCCAGCAGGTCACAAGGCGACAAACAGGATTACACAATGGACAAACTCTTCCCGTGACCCTTATCAGGAATAAGAGATacattgaattttttttctaaagtcAATATTTACCTTTCAGCTGTAGACTGTTGTTAAATAAAGCTAAAGGGTGCACTTTTCTACTTAGTTAATTCTCCACTCCCTTGCATATGTTTTCTGTTCTAAGTTGTGTGTTCTTGCTGTCGACTCCCCACCTTTTAGGTTACTACGATCTTAAAGAGTCTGACTTGGACAGAAGCTTTCAGCTGCCCTCCACCACCTTCATCGGAGGAGAAGACTCCACTTTACCTCTTAGAGAAATCATACGCAGACTGGAGGTATTTCCCCTATAAAGTATATTTTTCTCTCCTTGAGTTAAGTTAAGAAAGAGAACCATCATGCCAGACTTTTCGTTTTGCAGACGGCCTACTGTGGCCACATTGGAGTGGAGTTTATGTTCATTAACAACGTGGATCAGTGTCAGTGGATCCGTCAAAAGATCGAGACTCCAGGAATCATGCGGTTAACAGATGTCAACAAAAGAACTTTGCTAGCACGCTTAATCAGATCCACAAGGTTAGCAGCAACAAGCAGCCCTTGGATTTTTTTGAGTGTAATTCATTGTGTGTCCATGTTATTGCACTGTTTAGGgtcaaaaatatctatttttacGTGCAGGTTTGAGGACTTCTTGGCTCGGAAGTGGTCATCGGAGAAACGTTTTGGCCTGGAGGGCTGTGAAGTGCTCATCCCTGCCCTTAAAACCATCATTGACGAGTCCAGCACTGCAGGCGTCGACAGCGTGATCATGGGAATGCCTCATCGGTACTCCTCTGTTCTATTAAATCTCATTTAAATCTGTTTGTGCAACTCATTGTTCTTCTTGCCCTGATGGAGACTTTATAAACCTTTCCCTCAGGGGCCGACTGAACGTCTTGGCTAACGTGATCCGAAAAGACTTGGATCAGATCTTCTGTCAATTCGACCCCAAACTTGAGGCTGCCGATGAGGTGAGGTGAATGTGGAcccgtggaaaaaaaaaacaaccttctgcCATCACTGTTTGCTATACGCGTAGGGTTCGGGTGATGTCAAGTACCACCTTGGAATGTACCACGAGAGGATTAATCGTAAAACTGACAAGAACATCATGCTGTCTCTCATGGCCAACCCGTCCCACCTAGAGGCTGTGGATCCGGTGGTTCAGGGCAAAACCAAAGCTGAGCAGTTCTATAGAGGAGACAGTGAAGGAAAAAAGGTACCAGGTTGGCTTCTTTGATTGAGTTTTTTGAGTTGAAAACAACGATATAAAATCATTGTTTTCCAGGTGATGTCCATCTTGATACACGGTGACGCTGCTTTTGCTGGACAAGGTGTCGTATATGAGACTTTCCATCTCAGTGAGCTCCCCTCCTACTCTACACATGGTACGATCCATGTTGTGGTCAATAACCAGGTATCGGAGAGCTCACTCTCACTGACAGTTTCAGAATTTTGAGGTGCGTCCATCATTCAATGCCAGATCAACTTACAGCCTGTGATGGTTTCTCCCTCAGATTGGCTTCACTACGGACCCCCGAGTGGCCCGCTCCTCCCCCTACCCCACTGATGTGGCCCGAGTCGTCAATGCGCCCATTTTCCATGTCAATGCCGACGACCCCGAGGCCGTTGTGTACGTGTGCCAGATTGCTGCAGAATGGAGGTCCACCTTCAACAAAGACGTCGTCATTGACCTGGTGAGATGGGGGAGAGTCCAAATTgttttttgacaaaaaaaaaaaaaatctcaaccCTAAATTGAATATTGCACGCtggacctctacaggttagctACAGACGGTTTGGCCACAACGAGATGGACGAGCCCATGTTCACGCAGCCGCTTATGTACAAAGTGATCCGTCGGCAGGAGCACGTGCTGAAAAAGTACTCCGACCGCCTGATTGCCGAGGGGGCGGTGACGCTGCAGGAGTATGAGGTTCGTGCACTGCTGCTTTTTTGCTCTcaaataaactgcagccaccGCTAAACGCTGCTCGCTATCACCCCGTGCTGGACCGTGTCCCTTAAATCACTCTTAGGGATTACCCTCGCCTGTGAGTAAAGATGTTGTGCCAACACTGCTGCACTGTAGCTGAGTTTCAATTTACGCTCTCAGTTCAATCACCGAGCCCCACGATCCCTCACGTGGAGCGTGCAGTATATTCAGTGAAGTTGAAGTCAACCAAATAGTCTGGTGGTGTTTAATTATTCAATAGAATTGCTTAGGTTCTTCATTCCAAACAGGAATTTTGATTGGTGCATCCTTTTTGAACGGGTAGTGTGCCACATATCGGCTTAAGCTGCTGTCGAATGGACTTGGCTCCCCGTTTAAGACCGTAAAATATGATTCTGCATAATAACAACATGCTCTAATCGTCGACGGGCAGTATTTTTTTGTTCAGAGAAATCTTGCTTTGCTTCTGCTCCATTATTATCTGTCTTTAACTATCTTTAACTTGGTTTTATCATAAATTATGCTAAAAACCTTCAAACTTCACTGGTAATTGAGGATAATGTGGCATGTCTTACTACCCCGTCTCCATGTCTGAATCACAGGAAGAAGTGGCAAAATACGATAAGATATGTGAGGAGGCGTACGCCAGCTCCAAAGATGAGAAGATTTTGCATATCAGACACTGGCTTGACTCCCCCTGGCCAGGTAAACAGCCTGTAATCTACAGAACATAAAACAGGCCATTGTTATCAAACTCTGCAGTGGATTCACAAATGCTCAAGTGAAGCGgcctgttttcctctctttaGATTTCTTCACAGCAGACGGAGAGCCGAAGACCATGAGCTACATCCCCACTGGACTGGACGAAGAGATTCTGCAGCACATCGGCAAGGAGGCCAGTTCGGTACCTCTGGAAGACTTTAATATCCACCCTGGTGAGCCAGTTTGACCTGTTCTGACCCCGGAGCTGTGTTGATGCTGGTCATATTACTGCACTGAAAACTTCAGGAAAGAGCAAACAAgacaaaacacagcagaacTTATTCATTTTTGACTCGTCTCTCTGGATGACATAAAGTCAATTAAACAATCCAGCTGTGAACATCTTTTCCTGACTGCAGCTGTTCCGT
It includes:
- the ogdhl gene encoding 2-oxoglutarate dehydrogenase-like, mitochondrial isoform X1, which encodes MSQFRVLAGVLRGGRVGGSRWLRGCGAGLARGCVDSRSCSSGAAPGPSALTSNSGYVEEMYFAWLEDHKSVHKSWDTFFRNMESSPSGEAGGRRPSALLQGRVLSPSSDMAQKVVEDHLAVHTLIRAYQIRGHQVAQLDPLGILEADLDSFVPSDLITSIDKLGYYDLKESDLDRSFQLPSTTFIGGEDSTLPLREIIRRLETAYCGHIGVEFMFINNVDQCQWIRQKIETPGIMRLTDVNKRTLLARLIRSTRFEDFLARKWSSEKRFGLEGCEVLIPALKTIIDESSTAGVDSVIMGMPHRGRLNVLANVIRKDLDQIFCQFDPKLEAADEGSGDVKYHLGMYHERINRKTDKNIMLSLMANPSHLEAVDPVVQGKTKAEQFYRGDSEGKKVMSILIHGDAAFAGQGVVYETFHLSELPSYSTHGTIHVVVNNQIGFTTDPRVARSSPYPTDVARVVNAPIFHVNADDPEAVVYVCQIAAEWRSTFNKDVVIDLVSYRRFGHNEMDEPMFTQPLMYKVIRRQEHVLKKYSDRLIAEGAVTLQEYEEEVAKYDKICEEAYASSKDEKILHIRHWLDSPWPDFFTADGEPKTMSYIPTGLDEEILQHIGKEASSVPLEDFNIHPGVSRILRGRADLVKKRQVDWALGEYMAFGSLLKDGIHVRLSGQDVERGTFSHRHHVLHDQEVDKRICVPMNHLWSNQAPYTVCNSSLSEYGVLGFELGFAMASPNALILWEAQFGDFHNTAQCIIDQFISSGQAKWVRNNGIVLLLPHGMEGMGPEHSSARPERFLQMSNDDPDHFPEFSGDFEVEQLYDCNWIVVNCSTPANYCHVLRRQVLLPFRKPLVVFTPKSLLRHPDARSTFDELTTGTKFKRLIPDDGPAAQDPARVKRVIFCSGKVYYDLAKERKQQNLEREVAIIRLEQISPFPFDLVRTEAEMYAEAELVWCQEEHKNMGYYDYVRPRFLTVLANRKPIWYVGREPAAAPATGNKFTHLNELKRFMEMAFSLRAFQEKGL
- the ogdhl gene encoding 2-oxoglutarate dehydrogenase-like, mitochondrial isoform X2, yielding MFSVLSCVFLLSTPHLLGYYDLKESDLDRSFQLPSTTFIGGEDSTLPLREIIRRLETAYCGHIGVEFMFINNVDQCQWIRQKIETPGIMRLTDVNKRTLLARLIRSTRFEDFLARKWSSEKRFGLEGCEVLIPALKTIIDESSTAGVDSVIMGMPHRGRLNVLANVIRKDLDQIFCQFDPKLEAADEGSGDVKYHLGMYHERINRKTDKNIMLSLMANPSHLEAVDPVVQGKTKAEQFYRGDSEGKKVMSILIHGDAAFAGQGVVYETFHLSELPSYSTHGTIHVVVNNQIGFTTDPRVARSSPYPTDVARVVNAPIFHVNADDPEAVVYVCQIAAEWRSTFNKDVVIDLVSYRRFGHNEMDEPMFTQPLMYKVIRRQEHVLKKYSDRLIAEGAVTLQEYEEEVAKYDKICEEAYASSKDEKILHIRHWLDSPWPDFFTADGEPKTMSYIPTGLDEEILQHIGKEASSVPLEDFNIHPGVSRILRGRADLVKKRQVDWALGEYMAFGSLLKDGIHVRLSGQDVERGTFSHRHHVLHDQEVDKRICVPMNHLWSNQAPYTVCNSSLSEYGVLGFELGFAMASPNALILWEAQFGDFHNTAQCIIDQFISSGQAKWVRNNGIVLLLPHGMEGMGPEHSSARPERFLQMSNDDPDHFPEFSGDFEVEQLYDCNWIVVNCSTPANYCHVLRRQVLLPFRKPLVVFTPKSLLRHPDARSTFDELTTGTKFKRLIPDDGPAAQDPARVKRVIFCSGKVYYDLAKERKQQNLEREVAIIRLEQISPFPFDLVRTEAEMYAEAELVWCQEEHKNMGYYDYVRPRFLTVLANRKPIWYVGREPAAAPATGNKFTHLNELKRFMEMAFSLRAFQEKGL